One genomic window of Eleginops maclovinus isolate JMC-PN-2008 ecotype Puerto Natales chromosome 12, JC_Emac_rtc_rv5, whole genome shotgun sequence includes the following:
- the LOC134873638 gene encoding neurogenic locus notch homolog protein 1-like isoform X1, producing the protein MHIFFVKLTFLLSLIALTRGLRCSMPTESCMNQGRCEATPDGNGECKCRNGYAGSRCQVRDPCTTSPCMNSGTCRVVTKGNTVDFNCTCKLGYTDRRCLTPINNVCISSPCRNGGTCELESLQTYKCRCPPGWSGKLCQQADPCASNPCANSGKCSAIESHYICSCTAFFSGKTCKQDINECDASPSPCKNGGLCINEVGGYKCQCPQEYTGKHCESRYLPCNPSPCHNGGTCIQKGETSYECSCVPGFTGKNCNHNIDDCPGHGCQNGGTCVDGVNTYNCQCKPEFTGQLCTEDVDECLLMPNACQNGGTCHNTYGSYQCVCVNGWTGDDCSENIDDCASAACHHGSTCHDRVASFYCQCPQERTGLLCQLDDACISNPCQKGSNCDTNPVSGNHFCTCPTGYFGASCDQDMDECSLGSNPCEHAGKCINTKGSFQCNCQRGYMGPRCELDINECMSNPCLNEATCLDRIGDFNCICMPGYTGKFCEIDTDECANSPCLNNGKCIDKINAFHCQCPTGFTGNLCRIDIDECASTPCKNGAKCTDGPNKYTCECTEGYSGRHCETDINECYSDPCHYGTCIDGLASFSCHCKPGYTGRLCETNINECLSQPCRNGGTCLDRENAYICSCLKGTKGINCEINIDDCKSNPCDYGTCIDKINGYECACEPGYTGTMCNINIDECAINPCHNGGTCIDGINSFTCMCPEGYHDTTCFSQVNECLSNPCIHGHCDDKINGYKCLCDSGWSGKNCDINNNECESNPCMNGGTCKDMTSGYVCNCRMGFTGPNCQTNINECASNPCLNQGTCIDDVAGYKCNCVLPYTGENCETLMAPCSSKPCKQGGVCQESEDYQSFSCICPEGWQGQTCEVDIKECVKNPCRNGATCQNTLGSYRCACKPGFAGRNCESNVDDCKPNPCSNGGLCKDEVNGFLCTCQPGFRGTKCEEDINECESNPCKNGANCTDCVNSYTCTCPAGFSGIHCENNTPDCTESSCFNGGSCMDGINTFTCLCPPGFTGIYCQHDINECDSKPCLNGGTCQDSYGTYKCTCPHGYTGLNCQNLVRWCDSSPCKNGGSCWQRGTSYNCECETGWGGLYCDVPSVSCEVAAKQRGVDVAHLCRNSGQCLDAGNVHYCHCQVGYTGSYCEEQVDECTPNPCQNGATCTDFLGGYTCKCLPGYVGTNCSDEINECFSQPCQNGGTCIDLINTYKCSCPRGTQGVHCEINIDDCNPFTDPVTNEPKCFNKGKCVDRVGGYHCICSAGYVGERCEGDVNECLSNPCDPRGTHSCIQLTNSYRCDCRTGYTGERCETVFDGCKGKPCRNGGTCAVASNTQYGFICKCPPGFTGSTCEYDAQACGNLHCRNGGTCISGNKNPKCLCTPSFTGPECQYPTDSPCNSSPCYNGGTCEYTSEAPFYNCVCPKNFNGLRCHILDYSFQGGFGRDIPLPPPEVEGTCDIPLCKEAQHNKYCDVLCNNHACGWDNGDCSLNFDDPWKNCSASLQCWRYFNDGKCDSQCDNAGCLYDGFDCQNLEGQCNPLYDQYCKDHYADGHCDQGCNNAECEWDGLDCANSMPEKLAVGQLVLVVHITPEQLLNNSFGFLRELSRVLRTNVIFRKDAKGEMMVYPYYDDHELKKYTVKRSVDSWSEVPGKVLNVMKRSLKDVVVGSRRVRRELDHLQIKGSVVHMEVDNRQCFQQSTECFQSTDDAAAFLGALASSGKLDVPYTIEAVYSGVDPPPSQDLYPIYLVLAGIGILAFLGVGMVAARKRRHEHGRLWLPEGFKTTETSKKKRREPVGEDSVGLKPLKNASDISLMDEAQNEWGEDEPSDAKRFRQFDEQAILEVDNQTDHRQWTQQHLDAADLRIPSIAPTPPQGEIENDCMDVNVRGPDGFTPLMIASCSGGGLETGNSEEEEDASANVINDFIYQGANLHNQTDRTGETALHLAARYARSDAAKRLLEASADANVQDNMGRTPLHAAVAADAQGVFQILIRNRATDLDARMHDGTTPLILAARLAVEGMVEELISCHADVNAIDDFGKSALHWAAAVNNVEAAIVLLKNSANKDMQNNKEETPLFLAAREGSFETAKVLLDHFANREITDHMDRLPRDIAQERMHHDIVRLMDDYNLVRSPHMHGGSMSTTLSPPLCSPNGYLGGMKQHQPQGQGKKARKPSTKGIGCKDGKDMKVKKKNSQDGKSGNLLDSSGVLSPVDSLESPHGYVSDVASPPMMTSPFQQSPVSLNHLQGMSDPHLSVNHMVMPNKQELARMQFDPLPPRLTHMPVSSGGGQGAINGQCDWLSRMHNNMSQASQFNPMRGAAGGQGALQHGMMTALHNGHPANSLSQMMSYQGIQNSRLGPQPHIMQQQQMQQMQNLQQLQQQQQSIQLQHQNSNTTSSQNFISSELSSPELQQGSGNSSIPIHTILPQETQIMPSSISQSMPSTQFLTPPSQHSYSGPMDNTPNHQVQVPDHPFLTPSPGSPDQWSSSSPHSNMSDWSEGISSPPTSMQSQIGHIPEQFK; encoded by the exons GTTTTACTGGGAAAAACTGCAATCACAACATTGATGACTGTCCAGGTCATGGCTGCCAGAATGGTGGGACGTGTGTAGACGGAGTCAACACCTACAACTGCCAGTGCAAACCAGAATTTACAG GTCAACTCTGCACCGAAGATGTCGACGAGTGCCTGCTGATGCCCAACGCCTGCCAAAATGGCGGCACATGTCACAACACCTACGGCAGCTACCAGTGCGTGTGCGTGAACGGCTGGACCGGTGACGACTGCAGCGAGAATATCGATGACTGCGCCAGCGCTGCGTGCCACCACGGCTCCACCTGTCATGACCGTGTGGCTTCTTTCTACTGCCAGTGCCCCCAAGAACGCacag GACTGCTGTGCCAGCTGGACGATGCCTGCATCAGCAACCCCTGTCAGAAAGGCTCCAATTGTGACACCAACCCTGTCAGCGGAAACCATTTCTGCACCTGTCCAACGGGATACTTCGGAGCGTCCTGTGATCAGGATATGGACGAGTGCTCACTGG GTTCCAACCCGTGTGAGCACGCAGGGAAGTGTATAAACACCAAGGGCTCGTTCCAGTGTAATTGCCAGCGGGGTTACATGGGGCCTCGCTGCGAGCTGGACATCAACGAGTGCATGTCCAACCCCTGTTTGAATGAGGCCACCTGTCTGGACCGAATAGGAGACTTCAACTGTATCTGCATGCCAG GTTACACGGGGAAGTTCTGCGAGATCGATACGGACGAGTGCGCCAACAGCCCCTGCCTGAACAACGGCAAGTGTATCGACAAGATCAACGCCTTCCACTGCCAGTGCCCCACAG GCTTCACTGGGAACCTTTGCCGGATAGACATCGACGAGTGTGCCAGCACGCCTTGCAAAAATGGCGCCAAGTGCACAGACGGCCCAAACAAGTACACCTGCGAGTGTACTGAAG gttACTCTGGGAGGCACTGTGAGACAGACATCAACGAGTGTTACTCGGACCCGTGCCACTACGGCACCTGCATCGACGGCCTGGCCTCTTTCAGCTGCCACTGCAAGCCAGGATACACCGGGCGGCTGTGTGAGACCAACATCAACGAGTGTCTGAGCCAGCCGTGCAGGAACGGAGGCACTTGCCTGGACCGGGAGAACGCCTACATCTGCAGCTGTCTCAAGGGCACCAAAG GAATCAACTGTGAAATCAACATTGACGACTGCAAGAGCAATCCCTGTGACTATGGGACATGCATCGACAAGATCAATGGCTATGAGTGCGCCTGTGAACCCGGCTACACTG GTACCATGTGCAACATCAACATCGACGAGTGTGCCATAAACCCCTGCCACAATGGCGGCACCTGTATCGACGGCATCAACAGCTTCACCTGCATGTGTCCAGAAGGTTACCATGACACCACCTGCTTCTCCCAGGTCAACGAGTGCCTCAGCAACCCCTGCATCCACGGTCACTGCGACGACAAGATCAACGG CTATAAATGCCTGTGTGATTCTGGCTGGAGCGGAAAAAACTGCGACATTAACAACAACGAGTGTGAATCCAACCCCTGTATGAATGGAGGCACCTGCAAGGACATGACCAGCGGATACGTCTGCAACTGTCGCATGGGCTTCACCG GCCCAAACTGTCAGACCAACATCAATGAATGTGCCTCCAACCCCTGCCTCAACCAGGGGACGTGCATTGACGACGTCGCTGGGTACAAGTGCAACTGTGTGCTTCCCTACACGG GAGAAAACTGTGAAACCTTGATGGCACCCTGCAGCTCTAAACCCTGCAAGCAAGGAGGAGTGTGTCAGGAGTCAGAAGACTATCAGAGCTTCTCCTGCATCTGTCCTGAGGGATGGCAAG GTCAAACATGTGAGGTGGACATCAAAGAGTGTGTGAAGAATCCCTGTCGCAATGGAGCGACCTGCCAGAACACTTTGGGCAGTTACCGCTGTGCCTGCAAACCGGGCTTTGCTGGACGCAACTGTGAAAGCAATGTGGATGACTGCAAGCCTA ACCCCTGTAGTAACGGCGGCCTGTGTAAGGACGAGGTGAACGGCTTCCTGTGCACCTGCCAGCCCGGCTTCCGGGGCACAAAGTGCGAGGAGGATATCAACGAGTGTGAGAGCAACCCCTGCAAGAACGGAGCCAACTGTACCGACTGCGTCAACAGTTACACCTGTACCTGCCCAGCCGGCTTCAGCGGGATCCACTGTGAAAATAACACACCTGACTGCACCGAGAG CTCATGTTTCAATGGGGGTTCCTGTATGGACGGCATCAACACATTCACCTGTTTATGCCCGCCGGGCTTTACTGGGATCTACTGCCAGCATGACATCAACGAGTGTGACTCCAAACCCTGCCTAAATGGCGGGACCTGCCAGGACAGCTACGGCACATACAAGTGCACCTGCCCTCACGGATACACTGGGCTCAACTGTCAG AACTTGGTCCGCTGGTGCGACTCGTCCCCCTGTAAGAACGGGGGATCTTGCTGGCAGAGGGGAACCTCATACAACTGCGAGTGTGAGACCGGCTGGGGGGGACTTTATTGTGACGTCCCAAGCGTCTCCTGTGAGGTGGCGGCCAAACAGAGAG GAGTGGACGTTGCCCATCTTTGCCGTAACTCGGGTCAGTGTCTGGACGCAGGAAACGTGCACTACTGCCACTGCCAGGTTGGATATACTGGCAGTTACTGTGAGGAGCAGGTGGACGAGTGCACCCCTAACCCCTGCCAAAACGGAGCAACCTGCACTGACTTCTTAGGCGGATACACCTGCAAG TGTCTGCCAGGATACGTGGGGACCAACTGCTCTGACGAGATCAATGAATGTTTCTCCCAGCCGTGCCAGAACGGGGGCACCTGCATTGACCTGATCAATACCTACAAATGCTCTTGTCCCCGGGGAACCCAAG GTGTGCACTGTGAGATCAACATCGACGACTGCAACCCGTTCACCGACCCGGTCACCAATGAGCCCAAGTGTTTTAACAAGGGCAAGTGTGTGGACCGAGTCGGGGGCTACCACTGCATCTGCTCTGCGGGGTACGTAGGGGAGCGCTGCGAGGGAGATGTCAACGAGTGTCTCTCCAACCCCTGTGACCCGCGGGGCACACACAGCTGCATCCAGCTCACCAACAGCTACCGCTGCGACTGCCGCACCGGATACACAG GTGAACGCTGTGAAACAGTGTTTGATGGATGTAAGGGCAAACCGTGTCGCAATGGAGGGACCTGCGCCGTAGCCAGCAACACACAATACGGCTTCATCTGCAAATGTCCTCCT GGTTTCACAGGCTCCACGTGTGAATATGACGCTCAGGCCTGCGGTAACCTTCACTGCCGTAATGGAGGCACCTGCATCTCCGGCAACAAGAACCCTAAGTGTCTGTGCACCCCATCCTTTACCGGGCCGGAGTGCCAGTATCCCACAGACAGCCCCTGTAACTCCAGCCCCTGTTACAACGGTGGCACGTGTGAGTACACCAGCGAGGCGCCGTTTTACAACTGTGTCTGCCCCAAAAACTTTAACGGCCTCCGCTGCCACATCCTGGACTACAGCTTCCAGGGAGGGTTCGGACGCGACATCCCGCTGCCGCCGCCCGAGGTGGAGGGCACTTGCGACATCCCGCTCTGCAAGGAAGCTCAGCACAACAAATACTGCGACGTGCTCTGTAACAACCATGCCTGTGGCTGGGACAACGGAGACTGCTCGCTCAACTTCGACGACCCCTGGAAGAACTGCTCGGCCTCTCTGCAGTGCTGGCGATACTTTAATGATGGAAAGTGCGACTCGCAGTGTGACAACGCTGGGTGTCTGTACGATGGGTTTGACTGCCAGAATCTGGAAGGACAGTGCAA TCCTCTATATGACCAGTACTGCAAGGACCACTACGCTGACGGCCACTGCGACCAGGGCTGCAACAATGCCGAGTGCGAGTGGGACGGCTTGGACTGTGCTAACAGCATGCCAGAGAAGCTCGCCGTGGGCCAGCTTGTCCTGGTGGTGCACATCACCCCCGAGCAGCTCCTTAACAACTCGTTCGGCTTCCTGCGCGAGCTTAGCCGCGTCCTCCGCACCAACGTGATCTTCAGGAAGGACGCCAAGGGCGAGATGATGGTGTACCCATACTACGACGACCACGAGCTGAAAAAGTACACTGTGAAGCGCTCGGTGGATTCGTGGTCGGAGGTTCCTGGCAAGGTGCTGAACGTGATGAAGAGGAGCCTGAAAGACGTGGTGGTCGGGAGCAGGAGAGTGAGGAGGGAGCTGGATCACCTGCAGATCAAAGG TTCTGTGGTTCACATGGAGGTGGACAACCGTCAGTGTTTCCAGCAGTCCACTGAATGTTTCCAGAGCACCGATGACGCTGCAGCCTTCCTCGGGGCTCTGGCCTCCAGCGGCAAATTGGACGTGCCCTACACCATTGAAGCAGTTTATA GCGGTGTGGACCCACCACCATCGCAGGACCTCTACCCGATCTACTTGGTCCTGGCCGGCATTGGGATACTGGCCTTCCTTGGAGTGGGGATGGTGGCTGCCCGAAAGCGCCGCCATGAGCACGGGCGCCTCTGGCTCCCCGAGGGCTTCAAGACCACCGAGACCAGCAAGAAGAAGAGACGTGAGCCTGTCGGGGAGGATTCTGTGGGATTAAA GCCACTGAAAAACGCCTCGGACATTTCACTCATGGACGAAGCGCAAAATGAGTGGGGAGAAGACGAGCCTTCGGATGCAAAACGTTTTAGG cAGTTTGACGAGCAGGCTATCCTGGAGGTGGACAACCAAACGGACCACCGTCAGTGGACGCAGCAGCACCTGGATGCCGCCGACCTGCGCATCCCCTCAATCGCTCCCACACCCCCTCAGGGCGAGATTGAGAATGACTGCATGGATGTCAATGTCCGGGGACCAG ATGGATTCACGCCGCTGATGATTGCCTCCTGCAGCGGGGGAGGCTTAGAAACAGGCAacagtgaagaagaggaagacgcCTCCGCCAACGTCATCAATGACTTCATCTACCAGGGCGCGAACCTTCACAACCAGACCGACCGCACGGGTGAAACCGCTCTGCACCTGGCCGCCCGCTACGCTCGCTCCGACGCCGCCAAGCGCCTGCTGGAGGCCAGCGCTGACGCCAACGTGCAGGACAACATGGGCAGGACGCCTCTGCACGCCGCTGTGGCAGCTGACGCCCAGGGGGTCTTCCAG ATCCTGATAAGAAACCGTGCTACTGACTTGGATGCCCGCATGCATGACGGTACTACACCCCTGATCCTGGCTGCCCGGCTGGCGGTGGAGGGCATGGTGGAGGAGCTCATAAGCTGTCACGCTGATGTCAATGCAATCGATGATTTTG GTAAATCCGCCCTACATTGGGCCGCAGCAGTCAATAATGTGGAGGCTGCCATTGTGCTGCTCAAGAACAGTGCCAACAAGGACATGCAAAATAACAAG GAGGAAACACCTCTATTCTTGGCTGCGAGGGAAGGAAGCTTCGAGACTGCCAAGGTCTTGCTGGACCATTTCGCTAACAGAGAGATCACCGACCACATGGACCGGCTGCCCAGAGATATTGCGCAGGAAAGAATGCACCACGACATCGTGCGGCTGATGGACGATTACAACCTGGTACGGAGCCCTCACATGCATGGAGGGTCGATGAGCACCACACTgtccccccctctctgctcGCCCAACGGCTACCTGGGCGGCATGAAACAGCACCAGCCTCAAGGCCAGGGCAAGAAGGCGCGCAAGCCCAGCACCAAGGGTATCGGCTGCAAGGATGGCAAAGACATGAAGGTGAAGAAAAAGAACTCGCAGGACGGGAAGTCCGGAAACCTGCTGGACAGCTCAGGGGTTTTGTCACCGGTCGACTCGTTGGAGTCTCCACACGGCTATGTGTCTGACGTGGCCTCGCCGCCCATGATGACGTCCCCTTTCCAGCAGTCGCCTGTGTCCCTAAACCATCTGCAGGGCATGTCCGACCCACACCTGTCTGTGAACCACATGGTGATGCCAAACAAGCAGGAGCTGGCTCGAATGCAGTTTGACCCGCTGCCTCCCCGTCTCACCCACATGCCCGTGTCCAGCGGTGGCGGTCAGGGTGCTATAAATGGCCAATGCGATTGGCTGTCCAGGATGCACAACAACATGAGCCAGGCAAGCCAGTTCAACCCCATGAGAGGAGCAGCCGGCGGTCAGGGAGCCCTGCAGCACGGGATGATGACTGCGCTCCATAACGGCCACCCTGCCAACAGCCTGTCTCAGATGATGAGCTACCAGGGTATCCAGAACAGCAGACTGGGTCCACAGCCCCATatcatgcagcagcagcagatgcagcagatgcagaacctgcagcagctccagcagcagcagcagagcatcCAGCTGCAGCACCAGAACTCTAACACCACCAGCAGCCAGAACTTCATCAGCAGCGAGCTCAGCTCCCCGGAGCTCCAGCAGGGCAGCGGAAACTCGAGCATACCCATCCACACCATCCTGCCACAGGAGACCCAGATCATGCCCTCCTCCATCAGCCAGTCCATGCCCAGCACCCAGTTCCTCACCCCACCCTCCCAGCACAGCTATTCAGGCCCCATGGACAACACCCCAAACCATCAGGTGCAGGTGCCTGATCACCCCTTTCTGACCCCCTCCCCCGGCTCCCCCGACCAGTGGTCAAGTTCCTCTCCTCACTCTAACATGTCCGACTGGTCGGAGGGCATTTCAAGTCCACCGACGAGCATGCAGTCTCAGATCGGACATATACCTGaacagttcaaataa